In a genomic window of Trachemys scripta elegans isolate TJP31775 chromosome 12, CAS_Tse_1.0, whole genome shotgun sequence:
- the LOC117886067 gene encoding olfactory receptor 10A7-like, which translates to MTTGNHTSVTHFILLGFADHPELSWGLFVVFLSCYLIALTGNLLIIFVTVADAALHTPMYFFLRNLSFLEISYTSVTLPKILANLLSEDRTISFLGCATQMYFLLFLGGTECYLLAVMAYDRYVAICHPLHYPVLMNRRVYIGLAAASWLTNLLVLMGHIAAIFTLPFCGSNEINHFFCDVPPVMKLACGDTHRTEIAILLVALFFVLLPFTLILASYVRIISTILKMASAEGRQKTFSTCSSHLLVVTLFYGTACTMYLKPKSSHSPNSDKLIALLYSVVTPMLNPIIYSLRNKEVTGALRRLTEKNVLRHQDFLLHLWRLCYFCKFRKAL; encoded by the coding sequence ATGACCACAGGGAATCACACCTCGGTGACCCATTTCATCCTCTTGGGATTTGCCGACCaccctgagctgagctgggggctATTTGTGGtgtttctgtcttgttatctcaTTGCTCTGACTGGGAACCTTCTCATTATCTTTGTCACTGTGGCCGACGCTgcccttcacacccccatgtatttcttcctccgGAACTTGTCCTTCCTGGAGATCTCTTACACCTCGGTCACCCTGCCCAAGATACTGGCCAACCTCCTCTCAGAGGATAGAACCATCTCCTTCCTTGGCTGTGCAACACAGATgtatttcctcctcttcctagGAGGGACGGAATGTTACCTCCTCGCCGTGATGGCCTACGACCGATATGTTGCTATATGCCACCCACTGCATTACCCAGTCCTTATGAACAGGAGAGTCTATATAGGGCTTGCAGCTGCTTCCTGGCTCACCAACCTCCTGGTGTTAATGGGTCACATTGCAGCCATATTCACTCTACCCTTCTGTGGCTCTAATGAAAtcaaccatttcttctgtgatgtCCCCCCGGTGATGAAACTGGCTTGCGGGGACACCCACAGGACTGAAATTGCCATTCTTCTGGTTGCCCTCTTCTTCGTCCTGCTGCCGTTCACGCTCATCCTTGCTTCCTACGTTCGTATCATCTCAACCATCCTGAAGATGGCTTCAGCTGAGGGCAGGCAGAAaaccttctccacctgctcctcgcACCTCCTGGTGGTGACTCTGTTCTATGGGACAGCCTGCACCATGTACCTGAAACCCAAATCCAGCCACTCGCCGAATAGTGACAAACTCATTGCTCTGCTGTACTCTGTCGTGACCCCCATGCTAAACCCCATTATCTACAGCTTGCGGAACAAGGAGGTGACAGGGGCACTCCggagattaactgaaaaaaatgtacTCAGGCACCAAGATTTTCTACTGCATTTATGGAGGCTTTGCTATTTCTGTAAATTTAGAAAGGCACTGTGA